One genomic region from Neoarius graeffei isolate fNeoGra1 chromosome 4, fNeoGra1.pri, whole genome shotgun sequence encodes:
- the kcna3a gene encoding potassium voltage-gated channel subfamily A member 3, producing the protein MDEHFNLIDSPSTRYRGNNAENRGYAETEKGSMTVMAAELLEESAALPGHLSLDRYEAEHECCERVVINISGLRFETQLKTFNQFPDTLLGDPKKRMRYFDPLRNEYFFDRNRPSFDAILYYYQSGGRIRRPVNVPIDIFSEEIRFYQLGEEAMEKFREDEGFIKEEERPLPSHEFQRQVWLLFEYPESSGPARGIAIVSVLVILISIVIFCLETLPEFRDDKDPVTVAPVINGTGPYGSGSFTDPFFVIETLCIIWFSFELLVRFFACPSKATFSKNIMNIIDIVAIIPYFITLGTELAERQGNGQQAMSLAILRVIRLVRVFRIFKLSRHSKGLQILGQTLKASMRELGLLIFFLFIGVILFSSAVYFAEADDPASSFSSIPDAFWWAVVTMTTVGYGDMHPVTIGGKIVGSLCAIAGVLTIALPVPVIVSNFNYFYHRETDGEEHAQYLHAGSCEHLDSAEEMKRTRSTSSLSKSEYMEVKIRSLKDFC; encoded by the exons ATGGATGAACACTTCAACCTCATAGACTCGCCGTCGACGCGCTACAGGGGAAACAACGCCGAGAATCGCGGCTACGCGGAGACAGAAAAGGGCAGCATGACGGTGATGGCGGCGGAGTTGCTGGAGGAATCGGCTGCGCTGCCCGGCCACCTGTCGCTGGATCGGTATGAGGCGGAGCACGAGTGCTGTGAGAGAGTGGTCATTAACATCTCGGGCCTGCGCTTCGAgacgcagctcaaaactttcaacCAATTTCCGGACACCCTGCTCGGCGATCCGAAAAAGAGGATGCGCTACTTCGATCCGCTCAGGAACGAGTACTTTTTCGACAGGAATCGTCCAAGCTTCGACGCCATCCTCTACTACTACCAGTCAGGCGGGCGCATCCGGAGACCCGTCAACGTGCCCATAGATATTTTCTCGGAAGAGATCCGCTTTTACCAGCTTGGCGAAGAAGCGATGGAGAAATTTCGTGAGGACGAGGGTTTTATCAAAGAAGAAGAGCGCCCTTTGCCTAGCCATGAGTTCCAGAGGCAAGTCTGGCTTTTATTTGAGTACCCGGAGAGCTCCGGCCCGGCCAGGGGCATCGCCATCGTGTCAGTACTGGTCATTCTGATCTCCATCGTCATTTTCTGTCTGGAGACTTTGCCTGAGTTTAGGGACGATAAGGACCCGGTCACTGTAGCGCCTGTTATAAACGGAACTGGCCCGTACGGGTCAGGCTCTTTTACTGACCCGTTTTTTGTTATCGAGACGCTTTGTATCATCTGGTTCTCCTTTGAGCTGCTTGTCCGCTTCTTCGCCTGTCCCAGCAAAGCCACCTTTTCCAAAAACATCATGAACATAATCGACATCGTGGCTATAATTCCGTATTTCATCACCCTGGGTACGGAGTTGGCCGAAAGACAGGGTAATGGGCAGCAGGCCATGTCTCTGGCCATCCTGCGCGTGATCCGCCTAGTGCGCGTGTTTCGCATCTTCAAGCTGTCGCGCCACTCCAAGGGCCTCCAGATCCTCGGGCAGACGCTCAAAGCCAGCATGCGGGAACTTGGCTTGCTtattttcttccttttcatcGGGGTCATTTTATTCTCCAGCGCTGTGTACTTCGCAGAAGCGGACGACCCGGCCTCCAGCTTCAGCAGCATCCCGGACGCGTTCTGGTGGGCCGTGGTTACCATGACTACGGTGGGATACGGAGACATGCACCCGGTGACCATCGGCGGGAAGATCGTCGGCTCGCTGTGTGCCATTGCTGGGGTTTTGACCATCGCGCTGCCCGTGCCCGTCATCGTCTCTAATTTCAACTACTTCTACCACCGGGAGACGGACGGCGAGGAGCACGCGCAGTACCTGCACGCGGGCAGCTGCGAGCATCTCGACTCCGCTGAGGAGATGAAACGGACGCGCAGCACCTCGTCACTCAGCAAATCGGAATACATG GAAGTAAAGATCAGGTCCCTTAAAGATTTCTGCTGA